In Stomoxys calcitrans chromosome 2, idStoCalc2.1, whole genome shotgun sequence, the following proteins share a genomic window:
- the LOC106085476 gene encoding uncharacterized protein LOC106085476: MQSLANFKCHTNCKHSECLRNVPLGIVDKYNNRQCLKQDLNGSSMFLENVLDLAHTLAQIMIICGIHECKAKTSVDIITYSFLHYDLVCYCLGEKPSKRLRKEDIFHELGIKCLMNRVEAHLTYTIIKRGFKAFYYTPREEKCKTSEKPNFSEECLYVHAAKKTAESYAKFDGLSCDEQRGVEAKIKVAYKKFYDRMQARKIKPSKADCNCCFCAKNRGHLIYAKPPECIAAQQPKKPHSCPHCIPKQAKKCIHGKSIEAKCATCHRSRKFCSCPKYNYDIPWVNSIWSRPDMNLYYVEHFEKVPEVTEAGCHPQENESNQVVEDSPVYQEEEQNIEELNNQENTTDE, translated from the coding sequence atgcaATCGTTAGCAAATTTTAAGTGCCACACTAACTGCAAACACAGCGAATGTCTGCGCAATGTTCCTTTGGGTATCGTAGATAAGTATAACAACAGACAATGTCTGAAACAAGACCTCAATGGTTCTTCCATGTTTCTTGAAAATGTCCTGGATTTGGCGCATACCCTGGCTCAAATTATGATTATATGTGGAATTCATGAGTGCAAGGCCAAGACATCAGTGGACATTATCACCTATTCCTTTCTGCATTATGACTTGGTATGCTATTGCTTGGGGGAAAAACCTTCAAAACGTTTAAGGAAAGAAGACATTTTTCATGAATTGGGAATCAAATGCCTCATGAATCGTGTGGAGGCTCATTTGACCTATACAATTATCAAAAGGGGATTTAAGGCATTCTATTATACACCTCGGGAGGAGAAGTGCAAAACGTCGGAGAAACCCAACTTTTCCGAAGAATGTCTCTATGTTCATGCTGCCAAGAAAACTGCTGAATCCTATGCCAAATTCGATGGTCTTAGCTGTGATGAACAGCGTGGTGTGGAGGCCAAAATCAAAGTGGcctataagaaattttatgaTCGTATGCAAGCACGCAAGATCAAACCAAGCAAGGCAGATTGCAATTGTTGTTTCTGTGCCAAGAACCGCGGACATTTGATCTATGCCAAACCACCCGAATGCATAGCTGCCCAGCAACCCAAAAAGCCGCACTCCTGCCCTCATTGCATACCGAAACAAGCTAAGAAATGTATCCATGGCAAATCAATCGAAGCCAAATGTGCCACTTGCCATAGATCAAGAAAATTTTGCTCTTGTCCCAAATATAACTACGATATACCATGGGTGAATAGTATTTGGTCTAGACCGGATATGAATTTGTATTATGTGGAACATTTTGAAAAAGTGCCCGAAGTTACAGAGGCAGGATGTCATCCACAAGAGAATGAGAGCAATCAAGTTGTGGAAGATAGTCCAGTATATCAAGAGGAAGAGCAAAATATCGAGGAGTTGAATAATCAAGAAAACACTACCGATGAATAA